The following nucleotide sequence is from Plasmodium sp. gorilla clade G2 genome assembly, chromosome: 11.
aaacactttaaataattcaaataattcaAACAATGCACCCCCCTATAATgataacataaaaatgaatgtTGTTGCTAATATCACGCGAAATTGTTTAAATGAAGTATATGAGAAACCATTAAATATGGAtagattaaaaaatataataatacgaTCCTATTTACAACATTTAAGAGACTTAGAAACATCACCACAATATTTATTGAACGAAATATTaatcaaatattttatttacgCATCTAATCTTAGTGATTTAGAAAAATGTTTAaatctaaaaaaaatatatattcaactTCTTAATgaagatgaaaaatattggaaagatattttaaaaacttttttcttacaaaatgattatatagaAGTACGTTGTTATCCTAGTTTTaaaaaagcaaaaaaaattgaacgctttgaaaaaaaattaattgaaaTGGAACAGGAAAAATATGGTATGGAGAAACTAAATAAAATggttgaaaatattaaaaaaattaaagaaggaatagaaaaaaaaccACCTGAAGGTTCAATAGATATAGTTCAATCTGCTAAAcctaaaaatgtatatattgaaGGTATAACGGTATTTAGAAATTTCAAATCATTGATAAATGAGTCCAATAAAACGGATGAGCAAATTTTTGCTCATTACAAGAGGGGAATaagaaataatgaaaaaaataaaaatgataatattaatagtgatgatcatcataataataaaaataataatattaatagtgatgatcatcataataataaaaatgataatattaatagtgatgatcataataataatcatcataataatgatgatggtTTTAATGGTGATACCCCAAATTATAAATTACTTAAAAAACTTACAAACGATTTAAAACGAATCATCTTTCCAATTCAATTAAGCAATATACATTCCAACTTTGTTTGTATCCACGttttaataaattcaaaaaatattaatgagTCTTTAAAACCATATTTGCCTTTATTAAGCTATCTTATGTTCGAAACAGATATTcttgtaaataataaaaatataaaatgtgaaAGTTTTATGGAAGAGATGATTAGAAATACAATTAATTATGATTGTAATTTTGGATTGGGTGAGAACgcaaaaaattttaaagcAGGTAGCCtaggaaatattatatgtattcaaATAGTTGGATTATTAGAAAATTATGAGaaattatttgatttattatttttatctatatttaaaatgaatTTAACATTAGAAAGATtagaaattatattaaaatcagCATATCAGaatttattacaaaaaaaaaataaacccAAAACATTAGTAGTAAATTTAGAATATGCCTTAcgatatatgaaaaatagtAATTCTGGATTAGTGTCCATAGGACAACAagaattaattttaaaacttattgaaaataaaaataatttattaaatgtatataataaattaaatctattaaaagatgaattatttaatttaaaaaatattgctCTAGTAATTGATGGAGATTTTTCGAAGGtccaaaatattttttcatggTATGATAAATGGTTtacaattaaaaatgaagaaacacacgaatatataataaataatcctattattaatttttcttttaattctgATATGACTAATACATGTCAATCATTTAAATATCTTGATCAAAATACAAAATCACAACAACCATTAAACAATAAACATGATATTATGAATAGTGAAGAAGATACAAATGGtatgtatatttctttaGGACCTAATCAACATAAAAGCTTAAAAGAATATCTAGATACACAATTTGAAGCAGATGATAAACATTTTgaaatgaattatattaaaGATAAAGCATATAATGGTGTTGTATGTGGTATCAAAAGTACTGATGTttcttatttaaaattaactATAAAAGCACCAGCAggttatgataataaatattattgttgCTTATTAGTTTTAAGAGAATTCTTCTCAATGACAGAAGGACCATTATATAGTAGTATTAGAGGAGGTGGATTTGCATATGAATGTGCATTAGAATATAATTGTATTTTAGGTGAAGTTAGTTTACGAATATATAGATCAAGTGATATAATAAGTGCTTTAAAAGAagctataaaaatattgaaatattattgtaataatgaaatgaaagaaaatgaattatcTATTGCTAAAAGTAGTGCTTATTAtagtatatttaataatcaAGAAACTGTTAGTGATCGTGCTAGCCAAACTATCTTCTTAAgcttaaaaaatttaaatttaaatttttatcaagaattattatctaatgttgaaaaaattacaacaaaggatatgttatatgtatgtcaaaaatatttatcgAAAATTGTAGACTTCaaaatagataaaaaaaatgcacTCATGGGTTCAACCTTATCTATAATATGTTGTTCAGAAAAAACTGAAGAAATTGTTAATgctttaaaacaaaaaaatgatataataaattttggTGATATATGTAATGTGGAAGTAACACAATTAtatcaattttttaaaacgTATGATATAATGGTAGCATTGAAATTGTCATCTCATAAAGATAATCTATATGGAAATGAAACAAATGGAGAGAATCAGCATAATATGTTAGATGGTAACAACATATTGGATGGTGACAACATAtcagatgatgataatatgtcagatgatgataatatgtcAGATGATGACAACATATCAGATGATGATAGTATGtcagatgatgataatatgtcagatgatgataatatgtcAGATGATGATAGCATGTCAGATGATGATAGCATGTCAGATGCATGTTTTGATATTTCATGTTGTTCAGTTCATTCAGAGGACGACAGTTATCCAGGTTCATCAGATCAtgagaaattataaatagaTCATTTTAAACAAGatgacaaatatatatatgttaaactatacatataaataaataaatatatatatatatttatatttatttatattttatataagatACCTTTTTActgaaaaaaaacatttcatttaatataatcatataatcttaatatatatattttttttttattttatttttatttttttttttaacttttacattttaacaaattgcaacaaaaaaattattacgCGTTTAAagaaatgatataataaagaatattcaaaaaaaaaaaaaaaaaaaaaaaaaaaaattcacatgtatattatatgtttaagttgtattatatatatatatatatatatatatatatatatatttatgtgtacaTATTGTTTGGCCattcaca
It contains:
- a CDS encoding insulinase, putative gives rise to the protein MHEYVKINNIKLEQDLEVEEYYSLDSGLRIILNKTKSPKIYGFFTLLTEAENDEGLPHTLEHLIFLGSHKYPYKGLLDFLAYKCLSEGTNAWTSIDHTCYTIETFGMEGFCNILPIYLDFILNPTLENDMFLSEVHHIFENGTHNGVVYSEMKSIENNCENIVERAVITNLYPNEKSGYRFETGGTLEGLRETNNNRVKEYFKKFYKLNNFAIIIFGNFKNDIILNIIHKFEQYHLQLNPSQRKEKIKINNANANVKANANTNIDANANTNTNIDANANTNANTNIYTNTCDNNQNLNDLINTTNHINYPNNQTNKTYDINKCKELFLKDIQSNDRPWRRPENIEKRKGSLIIKKYYPCNNLNNGQVTIAWRGCPWDDVKTKLAISLLGNYLTDLTTSPVSKRLLEDKETYCSSLDFSLEDLKENYFSIDIYDVSYKYKCRKMYNDITNNNNNNNVQDNTNMQQANNNTNGNINDNKNNDDDKSKSSIHNTTCDHNEDNKNAANNLNTTNTINTSNNLNTLNNSNNSNNAPPYNDNIKMNVVANITRNCLNEVYEKPLNMDRLKNIIIRSYLQHLRDLETSPQYLLNEILIKYFIYASNLSDLEKCLNLKKIYIQLLNEDEKYWKDILKTFFLQNDYIEVRCYPSFKKAKKIERFEKKLIEMEQEKYGMEKLNKMVENIKKIKEGIEKKPPEGSIDIVQSAKPKNVYIEGITVFRNFKSLINESNKTDEQIFAHYKRGIRNNEKNKNDNINSDDHHNNKNNNINSDDHHNNKNDNINSDDHNNNHHNNDDGFNGDTPNYKLLKKLTNDLKRIIFPIQLSNIHSNFVCIHVLINSKNINESLKPYLPLLSYLMFETDILVNNKNIKCESFMEEMIRNTINYDCNFGLGENAKNFKAGSLGNIICIQIVGLLENYEKLFDLLFLSIFKMNLTLERLEIILKSAYQNLLQKKNKPKTLVVNLEYALRYMKNSNSGLVSIGQQELILKLIENKNNLLNVYNKLNLLKDELFNLKNIALVIDGDFSKVQNIFSWYDKWFTIKNEETHEYIINNPIINFSFNSDMTNTCQSFKYLDQNTKSQQPLNNKHDIMNSEEDTNGMYISLGPNQHKSLKEYLDTQFEADDKHFEMNYIKDKAYNGVVCGIKSTDVSYLKLTIKAPAGYDNKYYCCLLVLREFFSMTEGPLYSSIRGGGFAYECALEYNCILGEVSLRIYRSSDIISALKEAIKILKYYCNNEMKENELSIAKSSAYYSIFNNQETVSDRASQTIFLSLKNLNLNFYQELLSNVEKITTKDMLYVCQKYLSKIVDFKIDKKNALMGSTLSIICCSEKTEEIVNALKQKNDIINFGDICNVEVTQLYQFFKTYDIMVALKLSSHKDNLYGNETNGENQHNMLDGNNILDGDNISDDDNMSDDDNMSDDDNISDDDSMSDDDNMSDDDNMSDDDSMSDDDSMSDACFDISCCSVHSEDDSYPGSSDHEKL